Within the Ostrinia nubilalis chromosome 12, ilOstNubi1.1, whole genome shotgun sequence genome, the region TTAATGACGTCATCTGTTAATAGGTACTTCTAAATGTAGGGCATCGTTGTTATCATCAGAAAATTTCCTTCttgatattgtaatttttttaaatcattttttccGTTTTACTTACGTAGAAACCGTTTTCCCTTGGACCTTTATTGTTAGGTTAGTGTTTTTGTAGAGGATTAAATACAGCATCGATCGAGTAGTGTTGTGgcaaaaaaaagattaattatCACTTAGGTATTTTTCCAtttgttgcgtttatttcgcaAAATATTGATTGAATCTAGACTACTTCCTTTGATAATGGAAATACAAAGATAAATAACTAATTATTGTTACATCACTATGCGTCAAAAAGCGACATTAACCTAATACGTAGTATTGCAGATAAGGCATATGCGTTCGAAGGTTCCGGAAAATTCACCACAGAcagatgcattacataatatgGAGTAAGAGTAGCTAATATacttgatatttattttttcttaaagattagtaatttgttattgcacaaattactaatactcccgttagcccctcgtactaaactaaatatgcttgtatctcgagtgagctcaccacaatagtcgagcatCGGCGGGGAccaaacccgcgttccccggatcacagTCTGCTTAATAGCTTGTTAACGACATCCACGGATAACGGAAGAAGGTCTCTTTTCTATTCTGCCAAAACCACAGAATTACGGCcatatatttatttctttttctttaaaagcttttattcGTTCATGGTTTTGTTTCGCACTAATCTTAAATCTGGGTCACTAACCAGGAGACTGGATACCAGCCATTGTTGTTATTTAGATTTACAAACAAGATAAGATTGATAAATGTATAATACTGAAAGAAAACTAGGTTTTTGTATCCTAATCAATCGCTGAACTTTTAAGCTATTAATCATGACATGACACGAATTtctcaatattaatttatttgaatatttcTACATTCATATTCCTatattacatacctacatattcgAATGACAAGAGGTAATGCACTCAACTCCTCATATCACGTCATCATCCTTAAAATCATAGGCGCAGTGCGCAATCTCTTAGACAGCTTTATTAGGACAAAAAATTATACATGTAAAGACCTCTTTAGCTTACATGCGTGGAATAACTCCACTATCCCCACCATCACAAAAGTATCCTGAATAATAAGCAGACGAAACTACTGCACAAAACCTAGTTCCCCAACTACCACTAATGTCTTCAGTACTGTGTACATGGTACGCGAGTTTGCACTTTGCAGTGTAAGATTTATTACTGAACTGGCAGCATACAAACATCGCTACCTTCTTTTTGTTTACTTACAATTAATGTTATACCCGACACGTCTTCCTTACGTATTAACACACGATTTGTTTTCCACCGATCTCTTTAAAGTGTTTTATCGACCACATGATTTTTGCATGACTAAAGATTGTATCAACTATGATAAATAGTCAATACAAAGAAGTATGCTATGTTTAGATCCTATCTTCAGTGCACGAGTACAAGGTTATCGTTTGGTGGTACttgtaatttattcatttacgATTTACCGCAGAGTTTATGGTCtcaaatgacaataaaaattacATGATTACTTACTACAATAACAGTTGACGTAATAAAGTGTCATTTAATTACAACTAAATAGACTTGGTGTGACATTTGTATATGGTATATTTGAAACAACAATCAtagtttcagccacaggatgtccactgctaaacataagcctccccaatgattttcagattgacAGATTgaccggcctgcatccagcggctgctacctttatgaggtcgtctgtcctcTGTCATTGAAACAACAACTTAGGCACAACTTAGGAAGCAAAGAACACATTTTAGTCCAAAATAGCATAAAGTCTTCTTCAGTTACATAATTCTGCAGtgtggaataaaaaaaaatattccttcCTCATTAAATAGGATTCATTTTCAAAACTGAATTAGTCTATaacatttttaatgaaataaaagtttCCATCACGTAAAAATCACGCTTATCCGAGTCCACTGGTAcaaattcaaaatgttttaataggtAATAATGGTCTAAATGTTTTCCATTTAAActccaataaaataatgtcactGGCAAAAATAGCTCATGAGGACTTTATCTCGGCAATAACTTATCACGAATATCGAAATCTATTTATAAATGCTGTAAAAATGTCTATTTTTAGTTTATTGCCTACAATAATTCTGCTGTGCGCAACGAAAGCCTGTGATGATAGAAACGATCTGATCTAACTGATAGTTTATAATCCGATAAAGTGTTCGTATAAATGCTTGCCGACACCTGTATCTGATATATTCAGTGCCTGAATACACCAAGACACAGTCAACGGTgcatattaaactttttaaatccTCCATTTTGTAATCAAACTCCAAGGTAAGTAAGTCTATTCCAAAGATTTTGATCATAAGAACCAGCTTTTAAAGTGGCATTATTTCTATTGACCTATCAATCTTTAGTCATATTACGAGCAGGTATGGACCTATACACTTTTTTCAGTTTTCATAGTTTTCATGAAACTCCACATTTACAAATAATACCATGTTCTAATTTTACCTGATACTAATAATATGTCCTTTGTCCTTCAGAATGCAGCGATTCCCAGGCTACAACCCCAACGCACCCGGCGCTCCCATGCAGCCCGGATACCCTCAGCCAGGCTTTGGCCCCCACCCCGGCATGGGAGGTCCACAGAGGCCCCCCAACCAAGCCGGGCCGTGCTTCGGCATGGGCCCCATGCAGGCCCCCCCACAACAACCCGGCTGCTTCATGCCCGCGGCCACCATCCGAAAGATCAGCAACACGACACCACCAGCGCAGTTCTTCCCGCCACCCAATTAGTTTGGGGATCGGATCGGCAGACGAAATGGAATCTCGAGCCAGTTGTTTTGATTTGATGCTATATGCTGgtagttttaagtaattttaaggtttagtaataaatattttaataatttacgcattttttaactaatttacaCTAGCTCCTGCCAGTGGTTTCACTTGGATTTAGATAAGTAGTTAACTGCACGATACTGGACATTTCAAAACATTTAATAGGTTGAGGTTACCTACATACCCCTAATCCATAAACAAACTTACTTTCTAACTTTTAAaatctgtggttgaggattccgggtgaagctcgtcTCGGCCTGATCGGTTCTTCTCCGTTgaggatgaaaaaaaaaactaattatgaACATGCTATTGCCTCTATGAGATAGtcataataaacattatttatacGGGTAAACTTACGAAAATTCAGTaggtactactcgtacctataaaataacataaaaatgcaACCTTGATAACAACATTGAAAACGCATACACATTGTTAGTGCATATTTATCGGCGCCTTAAAAGCAATCTTCAGTGACATAAATTGagattaaatatacataaagaTATGATAGTACAAAGAACAGTTGGTAATCTAGACGGACGGCTGTAAAACTAAGTTTTCAGGCACGagtaatcatattattatcagcGGCAGGCAAGTAGATGTTTATTTGTATGCAATAACTTCCATCTATATTCACTTTATTAGAATtacagttaaataaaaaaaatgtcttaTCATATACCTAATTCCAATTTTCGGTGATAACGAGATCATTGAAATGtaattttcattgaaaaaactgtaggtacctactaagtgCGCTCACGATTGGACTATTGATACAAATCTTAATACCGAAAAGGTGCAATCAAAAAACCATTATCGAATTCGTCACATCATTACTTTGCTGTACATAAGGTAATCAAAtaaattgaagaaaataaagtaaacaatACAGCATACGGCTAATAAGTACTTGTAGTTGCAGCTTGAAACAAAGTCAATTAAAGCTTTTTCCACTGATACCATTGAATTAAAGGAAAATGACACTTTCCTACTGGGTACCGCGCTAGTTTAACGATCCTGCGAAGGTGTGTAGCGTTAAACGCGCTAATATACAATCGCATCGTAAAATCCATTCATTGGTTACCTAAATGTATGACTTTGAAGCTTTATTGTTAAGTAGTaggttaataatatttttttaaaagtggtATGTAAGAGATTGCCACCTTCTATTGAAAAACAatcgtcgtcatcatcatcatcatatcagccataggacgtccactgctgaacataggcctcccccaatgctttccatgttgcccggttggtagcggcctgcctgCATTATAAAAAACAAATCGTAGTCCTTAATTTGCGACCTAGTCGTCGCCACTCGTCGTCACCGGGGTTTCTTTTATCAGATAGATAAGCTGAAAATCTAATAGACTCATCAGAAGTCAGTCCAGTTGATAACAATTCTATCTGTCCATTGTTGATAATGATCACTGTATGATATAGGTATTACCAACGAAGACGTATGGTGTATTCAATCACAATAtcgtaaacaaaaactttaatcttggccaaaacaatattaattttaaatcctACGTTCGTCAATAAaagactaaggcccagaacagacggtgaaacgcaattgcaacgaaactgcaactttctgatgattctgatgaatgaaattgaaactgaaagtttcaaactggtcgcgtcatgtgtggtctctcaacggacgctatggcagaaacttagatgcaactcaaaagtaactagcagttgcagtttcgttgcagttgcatttcaccgtctgttctgggcctaactaaTAATCAAAATAACCCTCCTCCTGCCACAGTCGGGTAACAAAACTTATGAAAGccataaaatctaaaaaatcaCTGCCCTGCAATTGGAGTACTTCCCACAAACTCATTCCAATAgtacttacttaaaaaatatgaaactaaGTTATTAGTTactcgtaaataatatttatttagctcTAGGTTTTGTAACAAATAGGTTTATTTGTCTATCTGAAAAACTTTGCGGTACCAATATGAGCAgtagtattattttttttataattgatATAAACTGAATAGCTGTAAACTCAAAGAAAATGAAGTGAAGACAGTTTGATGCCCTGTTATGATCTGCCTAAAGCTGATTATAAGTTCTACTTATATTTACAAACGTACTGATACTGAAACAAACAGTTTCATTCACTCTACCAGAGATTAGAGCTATCAAGATGATTTGCAATAAGAAAAACCCCTGAAGACAATGACTGATCTGATACCTGCATCACATTATTACGATAGCTGTCAAATTTTTTGGGTAAAGGGAAAATCCATGAGCGATAAATGAAAAACAGATCCGTAGCTTAActtattaagtaaaaataaacttacttcaatatttgtaactttaactatacctattaatattttttgagcAGTGGCTGAAAAATACGACCACTGAAACTCTGGCAAGTACTCGTATACGTCAGAGAAATGTATGATTTTTTGTCCACAACATGCAGTCGCCGATAAGGCAGATGCTAAgacatgaaataaatataaagcagcagataaaataaatagttgttTGTAATTTCTGCGAAATAATTAAACTCTTTTTATCCATATATAATAAAAGTTTCATTATTTCGTATTTGGTAAAAAAGTAAAGtaactttaaaaacaaaaataacaatatgaCACCAATTTTTACTATCTGTGTAATTTAGGGGATATACAtagattaaaggaaaaaaattacatgtaACTTAACTTACTTCTTAACGTTACACTGGGTTAAGCAATTTACAGGCGTAAAATACACATATTAAAAGTTGGACGCAAGATGGATCGGAATCTTGAAATTTAGGAAATCCCAAAATGAAGACACTTCCGAAGATATCTGGCCAGACTATCAAGATAAAAATTACGCATCTATcattggaaattatttaaaGGAACTACATCTCAACTCCACACCAGTCACCGTGGGATTTCTGGTTCAAAAGGAACGTCTGCTGATTCCTGATTATTTTCTGGAaacaaatcgtcaaattttGCAGGTAataattgttaattattttaaaataccttaATGCTTTTtactttcaaattcaaattcaaattcatttatttgcacagAAACATGGTACTTACTTGTTAAAATGTTGTTACTTATTGGGACCATGTTGTATATACCACAGCACATCAGGTTACccatttttgtagcaaactcgcccctattacaactgcacaagaacccacagtgggtaccttgacgtgccgtcgtctgtacctaTTGTGTTTCATATCTTTAAACGACTTAAAAATAGGAGTACATAGTTCTTTTATGTAACCTTTTTAAAGCGCATCTTGAGTGCTCGGGTAGACCATTGCGATCGATTTTGAGACTACATTTATAGTTATCCAGTGCAACTAAATATCAAAAAAGTTCTACGCATGTTCTGTTATACGAGTACTTGTACACCTAGGTATAATTATATACTTCTCATTGCCTTTTTCTGTCAAATGTCAATGAGTTGCTTACTATTTTTGCGGTGGATAAAATTTGTTTACAAATTGTTGTTTCCATTAAAGTTCAACTCCAGGAGTTCCATGTCTTATGCGAATACGACATCTTTATACATTTAGTcttgttttgacatattttttctatGAAACATCTCAAGTTATTCTAATAAGATTAaagccatttttatttttcaaagaatctcctaattttatgaatttgatAGTGCACAGTGTTGCAAATATCACTTTTAGTAGTAATAAAACACCAAAAaccttacttaatttttcttttttgttgttAGAAATGTCTGGAGGACCGTATGACAAGAAAGATGAGAAGCCATGGCGTCCACCTTCGCATGAGCGTCCTCACCCTCCACCAGACACCACCAGGGAACGCCCCAGATACTGATGACTTGAAATATCAAGTCATTAATATGTAACCAAAGTAGAAACACTAATAAGTAAATAGGTAGCTACTCGTATGTGTAACCAAAGAAACCCAACTGggttttgttttgttctttGTTAATACAAGAAAAGaagaaataacaataatttcaaattattgtCCTTATTTTGTAAGGCAactatttataataattgtgttAGATTTATGATTTATAGTCATAGGGTTAAGTAGACTAATaagattaatataataattatcgaatttaaaattgtacaaaatGTATTCGTAAGTATGAGTTGTAAATTAATGATTCGTTAGTAGAAGTAGAATCTcactaataaaatatgtatattgtttaaattttattactgtttttatttgcaCCAACTTACTGTCTCGAATTTTACCTAAAATTACATACGAAAACCCACTTTAGCCTCACAATATTcacataatttgaaataaaaaacttaGTGCCTGGCGCTAAACGCAAAGCAATTTTACTGTGTGTGtgatatttaaagtatttttacgaCAGAACAGAAAACACCGCTAACTTCATAATTGATACAGACAaagtcaaaaaacaaaaaatacaatttcagGACGACTGATAGAATTTATATCCCAAAATGCCTACTACAGCTATCACCAGGCATTTTTGTATTCTCATTACTTACTCATCAGCAGTTGTATCAGTATGATACTGTACGTCACAATGTGTAGGATGGTCCCTACAATCAACGAATAGTTCAACTCGAACAGACTGTATGCAGTAAACTTCAGGCGCTCCGTCCCCACCAGCTGTTTGAAACTTTGTAACATCGACTTTCTAGGTTGATCTGAAAACATAAATTGTGTATCAGCAACTGTAAACATTTTATCGGCAAAAGATGTAAACTAGTGTAGAGTATGCAAAAAAGCTAATATTATGGCGCTTTGAACAGGAAAAAATTGACAGGCAAGAATTATGGGGGTTTGTACTGAGTTTAGTGTTTATAAACCAGTTAGGTACTTTACACTACTGGCCCATCGAACAGTGTAAAGTGTTCACAAATTAACCATAAACTGAAAAATTGATAATATTCTAGTTTATTTTTTCCCGAAAGTAATCTTACCGCATCTGAAGTCAATGAGATGCTTGATTAGTTGATTGTCGGTTTTTTCAACCTCTGTGCGCACTTCATCCTGCACATAGCATCCCATGATGAACCATAGGAACGGCAAGCATGCGTTACTGATGACCTCGCTTGGGTACTCAGCCTGAAAATGAGGATCAAGAAGTAGAGCAATCAATTgagcattttttaaattataatgaaatatttctttaaaatgGGTCTACGGCAATATTCTATTCTTCGGCCTGAATATCATcgccacagataatataataggtACCTTGTTGGATTTCGTATTTTTGcggtttgtcaaaataaaattattgtagggtaagcttgcaaatattttaaatccTACCATCTCCCATCCCTTTCCAACATGTGCACTTTTGCTGTTGCCGTCTTCGTCTGTCACCGCGATCTACGAATGTGCAACGCATACGGTGGACATCGTCCCTTCCTAATTTGCGCCTACGCTAAGACAGACGTGTCTTTATTAATTTGTGCGTGACCTAtattttatatcgattttgtgCAAGACAGCTCTAAAGAACAATAATTGCTAAGTGTTCGGCTCGGAACCATCGTGTGTGGCTTGTGAAACTTGAAGAGTGCCCGACGGAGATATTATTGGTAAGTGCGCATGTTTCCTTTCCAAATTTCCTGTCGCCATTTTTCTTCGGTCTCTTCGTCCCAGTTATTATTTGCAAGCTTACAACTGCGTTCTTTAGGCAGCTGTTTAAGCATCCgcagaaatacagtccactaatACATCGAAAACCTAGCCTAATAGGTATGAACCAAGAATTATAAATTTAACCGCCATCTGATTACAAACCAAAAGAGATGTAGGATTTAGGCTACTACACCTTTTTTTTGGTCACTTCGGCCGTATATTCGCATCTAAAATACGATTTTTACGTTATTTAAccgcatatttttatttaaatttaactttACAACACATATCTTTAACccgcaaattttattttatttaacccgCCATTTTGGATATAACGTATGAGTATTTGTATCACGCAGATAAAAGTAGATTGTcgacattataattatttaaccgCGTTgacaactattttatttttgtttattttatttccgcACCGCATTTGCGTGACTTCAAGTTACTTTTGGTTATATCACATCACCGCTAATTCACTCTCAATTCTAATAATTGAGATTTAGATttcataattacataataacgtATTTACATTCCATTATTCATTTCGTTGTTCAGTTAAATTCGATCACGCACAACACAGCGTCTCAGCGTTCGCTACCCGCCATTATTTTTCTATACATCACCCGCTcgccattattttatttacgcaaCCGCATAATATTCTTATATACATTTTTACCCGCTTTTACTTTTATAACTAAAGATATTTACAACTATTTACAATGGTTAAATCTAAGAAACGAGGAAGCGATGCTTTCGTGGACGAGAATGGCGATACTAATAAAAATCAACTcactatttttattgttaaacgCGATGTTATTTTTAAACGCATGGAAAATATTTACGACCTTGCACAGAAAACCGAACAAAACATACAAAACTTTAAAGTATTTCGTGCAAGTGCCACAAATATAGATAAACTACGTAGTGATTTTCAAGACGTTTTAGATTCTTACAACATATTGAATTTACAATTGAATCCCGACTCAGACGTAGATTATGATTTGTGGACTTCATTTGAGGAAATGTACTGTTATATTAAGCAACTTTTGCTCGATATCGAGAAAGATAATTGTAGTTCTTATTCGCAACCGCAAACGCCTACGAACTCGAAGCCTCGCCTCCCTCCTATTGATTTGATGTCATTCAACGGTGACGTCAAGAACTGGCCGTTGTTTTATCAACAATTTAAAAACATGATTCATGATAACGCATCTCTTACCGATAGCGAAAAGGTATTTTACTTGGTTGGTAAACTAACTGGACAGGCGTCGTGCGTGTGCGCAGGGCTGGCTCCCACCgctgaaaattatattgttatttGGGAGGCACTCGTGCAAAAGTATGACGATCCTCGTTCACTCGCATGTGCATATTTTAACCAGTTGTTACACTTTAAACCGCTAACTAATACAAGTTCAACCGGACTAGATTCATTTATAAACACTTTTAATTCCTC harbors:
- the LOC135076881 gene encoding uncharacterized protein LOC135076881 isoform X3 — encoded protein: MFSNAVTGISLTVSKQAEYPSEVISNACLPFLWFIMGCYVQDEVRTEVEKTDNQLIKHLIDFRCDQPRKSMLQSFKQLVGTERLKFTAYSLFELNYSLIVGTILHIVTYSIILIQLLMSK
- the LOC135076516 gene encoding proline-rich proteoglycan 2-like; its protein translation is MQRFPGYNPNAPGAPMQPGYPQPGFGPHPGMGGPQRPPNQAGPCFGMGPMQAPPQQPGCFMPAATIRKISNTTPPAQFFPPPN
- the LOC135076881 gene encoding uncharacterized protein LOC135076881 isoform X2, encoding MKLLEKYHGLQILLAIWLMFSNAVTGISLTVSKQAEYPSEVISNACLPFLWFIMGCYVQDEVRTEVEKTDNQLIKHLIDFRCDQPRKSMLQSFKQLVGTERLKFTAYSLFELNYSLIVGTILHIVTYSIILIQLLMSK